A section of the Marmota flaviventris isolate mMarFla1 chromosome 19, mMarFla1.hap1, whole genome shotgun sequence genome encodes:
- the Il21r gene encoding interleukin-21 receptor isoform X2 has product MPRGWAVPVLLLVLQGGWGCRDLVCYTDYLETVTCVLETWSLHPGTLTLTWQDQYGELGDEVTSCSLHRSGHNATHAKYTCHMDVFHFMPDDVFSVNVTDPTGNSSRECGSFILADNIKPAPPFNVTVTFSGHYNVSWCSDYEEPDFYALRGRMQYELQYRNRGDPWARSPVTKLVSVDSRSVSLLPLEFRQGSSYELQVRAGPQPGSSFRGTWSEWSDPVIFQTPPEESRGGWGPPQLLLLLLLVILGPVLVFLGLKVHLPWRLCKKVWAPVPSPKRFFQPLYEGHGGDFKRWVGSPFCAPSLDPGPWGTVVLSTLELPACVPPRSPAKGLESPGLAGPADLLETDGVSQPRSWGPASPRAGGSGGSAFGEERDRPYGLVSIDTVTVVDAEGPCTWPCSCGDDGYPALSLDTSLEPGPGDLLLGPATTVLSCGCVSSGGPGLGGPMGSLLDRLELTLADQEGWSPGGAPDSEAGSPAAGLDMDTFDSGFAGSDCGSPVECDFAGPGDEGPPRSYLRQWVVRSPPPAGPTAQAS; this is encoded by the exons ATGCCCCGAGGCTGGGCCGTGCCCGTGCTCCTGCTGGTGCTGCAGGGTG GCTGGGGCTGCCGGGATCTCGTGTGCTACACTGACTACCTCGAGACGGTCACCTGCGTCCTGGAGACGTGGAGTCTCCACCCCGGCACGCTCACTCTCACCTG GCAAGACCAGTACGGAGAACTGGGGGACGAGGTCACCTCCTGCAGCCTCCACAGATCCGGCCACAATGCCACCCACGCGAAGTACACGTGCCACATGGACGTGTTCCACTTCATGCCCGATGACGTCTTCAGTGTCAACGTGACAGACCCGACCGGCAACTCCTCCCGGGAGTGCGGCAGCTTCATCCTGGCTGACAACA TCAAGCCGGCTCCTCCTTTCAACGTGACGGTCACCTTCTCGGGACACTACAACGTCTCCTGGTGCTCTGACTACGAAGAGCCTGACTTCTACGCGCTGAGGGGCAGGATGCAGTATGAGCTGCAGTACAGGAACCGCGGGGACCCCTGGGCTCGG AGCCCGGTGACAAAGCTGGTCTCAGTGGACTCGAGGAGCGTCTCCCTCCTGCCCTTGGAGTTCCGCCAGGGCTCCAGCTACGagctgcaggtgcgggcggggccCCAGCCGGGCTCCTCCTTCCGGGGGACCTGGAGTGAGTGGAGCGACCCCGTCATCTTTCAGACCCCGCCGGAGG AGTCCAGGGGAGGCTGGGGGCCcccccagctgctgctgctgctcctgctggtCATCTTGGGCCCCGTCCTTGTCTTCCTGGGCCTGAAGGTCCACCTGCCTTGGAG GCTGTGTAAGAAGGTGTGGGCGCCCGTGCCCAGCCCGAAGCGGTTCTTCCAGCCCCTGTACGAGGGCCACGGTGGGGACTTCAAG AGGTGGGTGGGCTCGCCCTTCTGCGCCCCCAGCCTGGACCCAGGGCCCTGGGGCACCGTGGTACTCTCCACCCTGGAGCTGCCCGCCTGCGTCCCCCCACGGAGTCCAGCCAAGGGACTGGAGTCCCCAGGGCTGGCGGGGCCCGCGGACCTGCTGGAGACCGACGGGGTGTCCCAGCCTCGCTCCTGGGGCCCGGCCTCCCCCAGAGCAGGTGGCTCCGGAGGCTCAGCCTTCGGGGAGGAGAGGGACCGTCCGTACGGCCTGGTGTCCATCGACACGGTGACCGTGGTGGACGCCGAGGGACCGTGCACCTGGCCTTGCAGCTGCGGGGACGATGGCTACCCCGCCCTGAGCCTGGACACCAGCCTGGAGCCGGGCCCCGGGGACCTGCTGCTGGGCCCGGCCACCACGGTCCTGTCCTGCGGCTGCGTCTCGTcgggtggccctgggctggggggcCCCATGGGCAGCCTCCTGGACAGGCTGGAGCTGACCCTGGCCGACCAGGAGGGCTGGTCCCCAGGGGGTGCCCCAGACAGCGAGGCCGGGTCCCCAGCCGCCGGCCTGGACATGGACACCTTCGACAGCGGCTTCGCGGGCTCCGACTGCGGCAGCCCCGTCGAGTGTGACTTCGCTGGTCCCGGGGACGAGGGGCCGCCCCGGAGCTACCTCCGCCAATGGGTGGTCAGGAGCCCTCCGCCCGCTGGCCCCACGGCCCAAGCCAGCTAG
- the Il21r gene encoding interleukin-21 receptor isoform X1 — protein sequence MPRGWAVPVLLLVLQGGWGCRDLVCYTDYLETVTCVLETWSLHPGTLTLTWQDQYGELGDEVTSCSLHRSGHNATHAKYTCHMDVFHFMPDDVFSVNVTDPTGNSSRECGSFILADNSECPACWGPVKPAPPFNVTVTFSGHYNVSWCSDYEEPDFYALRGRMQYELQYRNRGDPWARSPVTKLVSVDSRSVSLLPLEFRQGSSYELQVRAGPQPGSSFRGTWSEWSDPVIFQTPPEESRGGWGPPQLLLLLLLVILGPVLVFLGLKVHLPWRLCKKVWAPVPSPKRFFQPLYEGHGGDFKRWVGSPFCAPSLDPGPWGTVVLSTLELPACVPPRSPAKGLESPGLAGPADLLETDGVSQPRSWGPASPRAGGSGGSAFGEERDRPYGLVSIDTVTVVDAEGPCTWPCSCGDDGYPALSLDTSLEPGPGDLLLGPATTVLSCGCVSSGGPGLGGPMGSLLDRLELTLADQEGWSPGGAPDSEAGSPAAGLDMDTFDSGFAGSDCGSPVECDFAGPGDEGPPRSYLRQWVVRSPPPAGPTAQAS from the exons ATGCCCCGAGGCTGGGCCGTGCCCGTGCTCCTGCTGGTGCTGCAGGGTG GCTGGGGCTGCCGGGATCTCGTGTGCTACACTGACTACCTCGAGACGGTCACCTGCGTCCTGGAGACGTGGAGTCTCCACCCCGGCACGCTCACTCTCACCTG GCAAGACCAGTACGGAGAACTGGGGGACGAGGTCACCTCCTGCAGCCTCCACAGATCCGGCCACAATGCCACCCACGCGAAGTACACGTGCCACATGGACGTGTTCCACTTCATGCCCGATGACGTCTTCAGTGTCAACGTGACAGACCCGACCGGCAACTCCTCCCGGGAGTGCGGCAGCTTCATCCTGGCTGACAACAGTGAGTGCCCAGCCTGCTGGGGACCAG TCAAGCCGGCTCCTCCTTTCAACGTGACGGTCACCTTCTCGGGACACTACAACGTCTCCTGGTGCTCTGACTACGAAGAGCCTGACTTCTACGCGCTGAGGGGCAGGATGCAGTATGAGCTGCAGTACAGGAACCGCGGGGACCCCTGGGCTCGG AGCCCGGTGACAAAGCTGGTCTCAGTGGACTCGAGGAGCGTCTCCCTCCTGCCCTTGGAGTTCCGCCAGGGCTCCAGCTACGagctgcaggtgcgggcggggccCCAGCCGGGCTCCTCCTTCCGGGGGACCTGGAGTGAGTGGAGCGACCCCGTCATCTTTCAGACCCCGCCGGAGG AGTCCAGGGGAGGCTGGGGGCCcccccagctgctgctgctgctcctgctggtCATCTTGGGCCCCGTCCTTGTCTTCCTGGGCCTGAAGGTCCACCTGCCTTGGAG GCTGTGTAAGAAGGTGTGGGCGCCCGTGCCCAGCCCGAAGCGGTTCTTCCAGCCCCTGTACGAGGGCCACGGTGGGGACTTCAAG AGGTGGGTGGGCTCGCCCTTCTGCGCCCCCAGCCTGGACCCAGGGCCCTGGGGCACCGTGGTACTCTCCACCCTGGAGCTGCCCGCCTGCGTCCCCCCACGGAGTCCAGCCAAGGGACTGGAGTCCCCAGGGCTGGCGGGGCCCGCGGACCTGCTGGAGACCGACGGGGTGTCCCAGCCTCGCTCCTGGGGCCCGGCCTCCCCCAGAGCAGGTGGCTCCGGAGGCTCAGCCTTCGGGGAGGAGAGGGACCGTCCGTACGGCCTGGTGTCCATCGACACGGTGACCGTGGTGGACGCCGAGGGACCGTGCACCTGGCCTTGCAGCTGCGGGGACGATGGCTACCCCGCCCTGAGCCTGGACACCAGCCTGGAGCCGGGCCCCGGGGACCTGCTGCTGGGCCCGGCCACCACGGTCCTGTCCTGCGGCTGCGTCTCGTcgggtggccctgggctggggggcCCCATGGGCAGCCTCCTGGACAGGCTGGAGCTGACCCTGGCCGACCAGGAGGGCTGGTCCCCAGGGGGTGCCCCAGACAGCGAGGCCGGGTCCCCAGCCGCCGGCCTGGACATGGACACCTTCGACAGCGGCTTCGCGGGCTCCGACTGCGGCAGCCCCGTCGAGTGTGACTTCGCTGGTCCCGGGGACGAGGGGCCGCCCCGGAGCTACCTCCGCCAATGGGTGGTCAGGAGCCCTCCGCCCGCTGGCCCCACGGCCCAAGCCAGCTAG